The window TTTGAATACGCTCCTTTGATTTGGGTTTTATGTTAAAAAAAAAGGGAGGAGAATAACTCTCTCTCTCCCTTGCTTAAACAAGTTCGTAAATACTTCATTTAAATATAGTCGATCAAACACATCTCGACAAATTATTCATCACAGATAATTTTATGCAACTAAAGTTGAGAAATTATAGGTTTTTGATTAACTCGTCAGCGAACTCAGAACATTTCACTTCTTTAGCGCCGTCCATTAGACGTGCAAAGTCATAAGTTACAACTTTAGAAGAGATTGTTTTTTCAACTGATGCTGTAATGCTATCAGCTGCTTCTTGCCATCCTAAGTGTTCAAGCATTAATACGCCTGAAAGTAATACTGAAGATGGGTTTACTTTATCTAAGCCAGCATATTTTGGAGCTGTACCATGTGTAGCTTCGAAGATTGCGTGACCAGTTACGTAGTTAATGTTCGCACCTGGAGCAATACCGATACCACCAACTTGTGCAGCTAATGCATCAGAAATATAGTCACCATTTAAGTTCATTGTAGCTACTACATCGAACTCAGTTGGACGAGTTAAGATTTGTTGTAAGAAGATGTCAGCAATAGAATCTTTAACTAAGATTTTACCAGCTGCTAAAGCATCAGCTTGTGCTTTGTTTGCTGCTTCTTCACCTTGTTCAGCTTTGATTGCATCGTATTGATTCCAAGTGAAAGTTTTATCAGCAAATTCATTTTCAGCTAATTCATAACCCCATTTTTTGAATCCACCTTCAGTGAATTTCATGATGTTCCCTTTGTGAACTAATGTTACAGATGGGCGGTTATGTTTAATAGCATATTCGATAGCAGAACGTACTAAACGCTCAGTACCTTCTTTAGATACAGGTTTTACACCAATACCAGAAGTTTCTGGGAAGCGGATTTGGTTTACACCAAATTCAGTTTGTAGGAAGTTGATGATTTTTTGAGCTTGTTCAGAGCCTGACTCGAATTCGATACCAGCGTAGATGTCTTCTGTGTTTTCGCGGAAGATAACCATTTCAACGTCTTCTGGGCGTTTAACTGGAGAAGGTACTCCGTCAAAGTGACGAACAGGACGTAAGCAAACATATAGATCAAGTTGTTGACGTAATGCAACGTTTAGTGAGCGGATACCGCCACCGATTGGAGTAGTAAGAGGACCTTTGATTGCGATTAGGTATTCGTTAATTTTGTCTAAAGTTTCTTGTGGTAACCATTCACCAGTTTGGTTGAATGCTTTTTCACCTGCTAAAACTTCTAACCATTCGATTTTCTTTTCACCGTTATAAGCTTTTTCAACAGCTGCGTCAATCACGCGAGATGCTGCAGCCCAAATATCTGGACCGATTCCATCACCTTCGATGAATGGGATTACCGGATTGTTTGGTACATTAAGTACGCCATTTTCAACTACAATTTTGTTTGACATTATTGTTGCCTCCTAAATTCATAATCATAGGACTGTGTTATACGTAACACAGTCCCAAATATTCTAGCATATTTTCCAAATTAGCGCTCGCTGATTGGAACATATTTTTGCATGCCTGGTCCAACATACTCTGCACGTGGACGGATTAGGCGGTTGTTAGCATACTGTTCAAGAATATGTGCTACCCAACCAGAAGTACGTGATACTGCGAAAATTGGTGTGAATAGGTCATGATCGATGCCTAAAGAATCATACACTGACGCAGAGAAGAAGTCTACGTTTGCAGGTAATTTCTTTTGTTCAACAATCATGTCATGGATTTTAACTGACATTTCATAAAGCTCTGGTTTACCAGTTAGTTCAGTTAATTTTTGTGACATTACACGTAGATGTGGTGCACGTGGGTCGCCTTTACGGTAGACACGGTGACCGAAGCCCATGATTTTTTCTTTGTTATCTAATTTAGTTTGAATATAAGATTCAACGTTATCAAGTGAACCGATTTCAGATAACATTTTCATTACTTGTTCGTTCGCACCACCATGAAGTGGTCCTTTTAATGCGCCAATAGCTGCAGTAACACCTGAATAAACGTCTGATAATGTAGCTACACATACGCGTGCTGTGAATGTAGAAGCATTTAATTCATGATCAGCATGTAATACTAATGCTTTATCGAATGCTTCAACTTCGATTGCTGCTGGTTCTTCACCTTTTAACATGTATAAGAAGTTCGCTGCATAACCTAGTTCTGGTTTTGGTGCAACTGGCTCTAAGCCTTTACGAACACGTGCAAACGCAGTTACTACTGTAGCAATTTTAGCTTGTAGACGGATAGCTTTACGGTAGTTAGCTTCTGGATCCATTACATCCGCTTCTTCATCGAATACACCAAGTAAAGATACTGCAGTACGTAGTGCAGCCATTGGATGTACAGTTGAAAGTGGGTATGCTTTGAATTGGTCTACAATTGCTTGTGGAATAGACATGTTGTCTGCTAATTGTTGTTTTAACTCAGCAAGCTCGTCCGCTTTTGGTAAACGAGTATGCCATAGTAGATAAATTACCTCTTCAAATGATGCGTTATCTGCTAAATCATCAATGTTGTACCCAACATATGTAAGTGTGTCATCGATAATTGAACTGATTTTAGATTCCGCAGCTACGATACCTTCTAAACCTTTTGTTGCTGACATAAATTATCGCTCCCTCATACTTTTTATTTTTGTTGTAAATGCATTGTAAATCGTTAGCATTTACGGTTTTTGCTCATATGAACCATTAAGTAAATCGCTTACATTGCTATTATAATCATTTTTGACAGCTTTGTGAATGAAAAACCTTCAAATAAAGAAAAAGGCGCCCGAGCGACTATATAGACGTTCCAAAGAGATTTTTTTGTATTTTTTGACAATATTTTTTCATTTGAATCGGGGTGATTTTGTAAAAATGAGGAATTTTAAGTATTTTTCATACGAAAGAACCATGAATATTCTATTATTTATTTTTTATCTGTTAATTCTTTGGTTCGTATTACCTGTATCACTTGCGATATTTTTATCTTTTTCTACGTATCCTATCATAAAATTTCTCCACTCTTATTGTAAAATCGCATATTGGCTCGCAGCAATGATCGTAGAAATACTAATACTTACTTGTTTCTTTCTCCTCATCGTTATATCAATTAATAGCATCATACTTATCTTCCCTGAAATAAGAGATACGCTTCAAAATTTCCAATTATTCACTGAATATGAGTCCATGTTTATACAAGTTGTACAGGAAAAATCATTGTCAATTTTTGATTCTATCCTCGTTTACACAGCAAATTTATTGCAATTATTCATGAAGCATGTAATTGAAGTGTTTATTTTCCTTGTTGCTTACTATTTTGCACTACTGGAAACACGTAAATCCCGCTACTGGTTTTTTCAATACGTTCCGAAGAAATTTCGCAAAGAGTGGCAGTCACATTTTTCAAAAATCATGCAACTCTTTCATTACTTTATATTCGTAGAATTTCAGTTATTTACCATTACACTCTTTATACTTTGTGCAGGTTTTATGATTTTTCAATTCGAACAAGCTATTATTAAAGCATTTATTGTTGCATTCGCAGATGTGCTACCCTTCTTCGGTATTGGGGTCTTTCTTATCCCCATGAGTATTTACTTTTATTTCAATGGCAATACTTTTTTATGTGTAGCGATTTTACTTTTATATTTGTTTGTCCAATTAACAAGGCAGCTAGCTGATTCCATGCTCTGGTCCAATACACTCCAATTACGTACATTTCACACTTTTTTCATCAGTGCCGCATCAATTTTACTATTTGGCTTTTACGGAATTTTACTCAGCCCTATATTTTTATTTTTAGCCGTTAAACTTAAAGAAAAATCTATTTTTGAACGATGATAAACTGACCGTTTTTCATTTTTTTACGGATCCAATAAAATACGATTGGCTGGAATAGCTTTCTCGAAAAAGGCATAAGTAGTAATAAACCAATGACATCAGTTAAAAAACCTGGTAATGCTAACAACACACCGCCACTAAAATTCAGCAACGCATTTATCAAAGCAGGTCCGGGCGCTTCTCCCCGAGCTATCGTATTTTTTACTTTTTGTACAGAATTCATACCTTTATTTTTTGCTACATAAACACCTATAATACTCGTTGCCACAATGAGCAATAAAGTATTCAACACACCTATATTTTGACCAATCACTATTATTAACGCCAATTCGGCTAAAGCATACACAATGAAACCAAGAAAAATTTTTCGCATTTTTTTCTCCTTTCTATATGAAAAAGCTATACCTTTTATACGTTATTATAGCCCATTAAGTTTCATATAAAAAATAATGAGCCTAAATTTTAAGTAAAAGCTCAAAATATTGTGTAATTTTAGGTAACAGTTGCTATAGGTGTAAATAATATTTCCCCCTATAATTAATTGAACTTGAAACAAAAAATCTCTAGTACAGTAATGTACTAGAGGTTTTTTGTTAGCTATTAAAGAACACTTGCATGCCCCTTATAGATGACGCCCGTTTCTGCGTCCATTGTTATTTCTTGACCGTGACGGATTAATGTTGTTGCTTCTTTAACACCAACAATAACTGGAATTCCAAGGCTCAGCCCAACAACAGCTGCATGACTTGTAAGTCCACCTTCCTCCGTAATAAGGCCGATACAATTTTCAAGTGCTGGCATCATATCACGATCCGAACCAACCGTTACTAAAATACAACCTTCTGTATCATAAGCAAGCGCTTCTGCTGCGTTTTTTGCAACAACAGTTTTGCCAATTACAGAAGCTTTACCAATACCTTGTCCACGAGCAAGTAAATCGCCAATAATGTGTACTTTCATTAAGTTTGTTGTACCTGCTTCACCCACTGGTACACCAGCTGTAATAACAACTGCATCACCATGCGTTACATAACCATGCTTTAAGCTTTCATCCACAGCAAGCTCTAAAATTTCATCTGTCGTTGTAACACGTTGACATACAACTGGATATACACCCCAAACAAGTGTTAGGGTATTCGCTGTATTTATAGAACCTGTCACTGCTACAATCGGCACACCTGGTCGATATTTTGCAATCATTCGAGCTGTATTACCACTTTCAGTTGGTGCAAGCACGGCTCTTACGCCTAAGTTAATCGAAGTATAGGCAACAGCTTGTGAAATCGCCTCTGTCATATTCGCTTCTTTTTCACGACTTCGTGTGGAAACGACTGCCTTATAATCTAACGAGTGTTCTGTTCGTTCAGCGATTTTATTCATTGTTTGTACAGATTCAACTGGGTAAAGCCCCGCCGCCGTTTCACCAGATAGCATAATGGCATCTGTTCCATCAATGATAGCATTCGCAACGTCACTTGCCTCTGCACGTGTTGGGCGTGGATTACGTTGCATCGAATCTAACATTTGTGTTGCTGTAATAACTGGTTTACCGACTTGGTTACATTTTAAAATTAATTTCTTTTGTACAAGTGGAACTTCTTCAGCAGGAATTTCCACTCCAAGATCACCACGTGCTACCATTAACCCATCGGATACTAAGATGATTTCGTCGATATTATCGACACCTTCTTGGTTTTCGATTTTTGGGATAATTTGAATATGGCCACCACCGTTTTGCTCAAGCAACTCTCTGATTTCTAAAACATCTTTTGCTCTACGTACGAATGAAGCAGCAATGAAATCGACACCTTGCTTAATGCCGAATAAAATATCTTGCGCATCTTTTTCGGTAATTCCAGGAAGCTGTACCGAAACGCCTGGTACATTAACACCCTTTTTATTTTTTAAGACACCGGCATTTTCTACAATCGTGTGAATCAGGCCATTTTCTGTATCTGTAGCTAATACACGTAATTGGATTAATCCATCATCTAATAAAATAATTGAGTTTTGTTCAACATCTTCAATTAATCGATCGTAAGTGACAGAGAAACTTGCTTCTGTACCTTCAACCTCAGTCATTGAAATATCAATAACTTGACCTGTTTTTAGATGTAGCTCGCCATTTTGCATGTTATGCGTACGAATCTCAGGTCCTTTTGTATCGAGTAAAATACCGACCGGTTTTCCTAACTTATCCGCTACTTCGCGAATTAAATTGATGCGCACTTCATGTTCTTCATGTGTGCCATGTGAAAAATTTAAGCGGGCTACGTTCATACCAGCCTCAATAAGTTTTTCTAAAGTTTCTGGTGATTCACTTGCTGGTCCAATTGTACATACGATTTTTGTTTTTCTCATTATCTGCCCACTCCGTTTTTGCGAAATTATATTGAAAGTTCTTTCATTAAAGTATATAAACCTACGTCTGCCTCATGATCTTTTTCAAAAGCTTCTGGCATATCATAGTCAATAACTTTATGATTACGAATGCCAACCGCTCGACCAAATTTACCGTCTATTAGCAATTCTACTGCATGTGCGCCAAACTGACTTGCAAGCACACGGTCTCGCGCTGTTGGAGATCCTCCGCGTTGAATATGTCCAAGTACAGAAACACGTGTCTCTTTTCCTGTTTTCTCTTTTAATAGCTTTGCCAACTCATTACCTGACATGACACCTTCTGCAACAATAATAATACTATGCTTTTTACCTCGTGCTTCACCACGCTCTAAACGTGATACGATGTCCTCTAAATTATAATCTTCTTCAGGAATTAAAACCGTTTCCGCACCTGCAGCAAGACCTGCCCATAATGCGATATCCCCTGCGTCTCGCCCCATTACTTCAACAATGAATGAATTTTCATGAGAAGTCGCAGTGTCACGGATTTTATCAATGGATTCAACAACTGTATTTAATGCAGTATCAAAACCAATTGTATACTCTGTACCTGGCACATCATTATCTATAGTCCCTGGTACGCCCACAACTGGGAATCCTTTTTTCACTAAGTCCATTGCACCACGATAAGAACCGTCACCACCGATAACGACAAGACCATCAATACCAGCTTCCCGCATTTTCTCAATGCCCTGCTGTTGTACAGCATCTTCTTTAAACTCAGGGCAACGTGCTGAAAATAAATTTGTGCCACCTCTTTGAATGATGCCACCTACAGAGCCTAAATCAAGCGGCTCAAAAGTGCCTTTTACCAACCCTTCATAGCCATGCTTAATCCCTATAACATCAACTCCATGATAAGCTGCCTTACGAACGACTGCACGAATGGCTGCGTTCATGCCCGGCGCATCTCCACCACTTGTTAAAACGGCAATTTTCTTCATTGTCGAACAACCTCCTGCAGTTATCTATTATTATTCACATTAACACGAAAAAACAAACTATGTAAGGGTTCTGGAACGACAAAAACATAACTTTTACATAAAAAATGAAAAGAATGCGCTTTCACACACTCCTCTCATCAAAAAACATCTAAAATATACCATTTTTACAATAATACCTATGTATTATTGTAGTTTATAGACCTTCATAACTTAAAACCTAAATCGAGTTATTCTTCCGTATATTGTCCGATTTTTTTAAACTTTTCGTAACGGTCTTCAGTCAATTGTTCACCGTTTAAAGAATTTAATACCTTTAATGTGTCACTTATACATTCTTTTAAATAGAGTGCCTGTTTGGCTACATTGCGATGCGCGCCACCCGTTACTTCTGGAACAATACCATCTATAACACCAAGTTCTTTTAAATCCGGTGCCGTAATGCGCATTGCCTCTGCAGCTTGCTTCGCCAGGCTACCATCACGCCATAAAATCGATGCAGCTCCCTCAGGAGAAATTACCGAATATGTTGAGTTTTCTAGCATGAAGACACGGTTTGCTACACCCAATGCAAGTGCACCCCCGCTTCCGCCTTCTCCAATAACAATACTGATGACTGGTACTGTTAAGCCCGCCATTTCTACTAGATTACGAGCAATCGCCTCACTTTGACCTCGTTCTTCAGCCGCCTTACCAGGGTAAGCACCTTTCGTGTCAATAAAACAAATAATTGGACGATTGAATTTCTCTGCCTGTTTCATTAAACGCAACGCTTTACGATAGCCTTCTGGATGAGGCATACCAAAATTGCGACGGATATTTTCCTTCGTGGACTTTCCTCGTTGATGTCCGATAATGGTTACTGGCTGTCCTTCGAAAAGGGCAATGCCCCCAAGAATAGCCGCATCGTCACCGAATGTACGATCTCCATGTAGCTCAATGAAGTTTTCACACATTGCTTCGATGTATTGAAGCGTTGTTGGTCGTTCTGGGTGACGTGCCACTTGCACACGATCCCATGGTTTCATATTTGCATAAATGGATTGCTCTAACTGCGTTAATCGTGTTTCTAGCTTTTCAATTTCGCCTGTCATATCTACATCTGCTTCAGCAGCTATGATTTTTAGTTCATCAATTTTTTCTCGTAATTGTACAACTGGTTCCTCAAAGGCTAATGTTTTAGACATGTTGCACGCCACCTTTCGTATGCATTTTCACAAGCACTGCTACTTGATTTCGTAATTCTTTACGATGAAAAATTGCATCAAGCTGTCCATGCTCTAATAAAAATTCTGCCGTTTGGAAATCGCTTGGTAGCTTTTCTCTAACAGTTTCTTCAATTACTCGGCGACCTGCAAAGCCAATTAGTGCTTGTGGTTCAGCAATATTAATATCACCAACAGAGGCAAAACTTGCAGAAACACCGCCTGTTGTTGGATGGGTTAAAATTGAAATAAATAAAAGCCCATGCTCACTATGACGCTTTAATGCTACACTTGTTTTTGCCATTTGCATCAACGATAGAACACCTTCTTGCATACGTGCACCGCCACTTGCTGTAAAAATAATAAACGGTCTACGTAATTCCGTTGCTTTTTCTACTGCACGTGTAATTTTTTCTCCAACTACAGAACCCATTGAACCCATACGGAAATGAGAATCCATAATTGCTACAACAATTTCTTCTCCGTCTAGTGTACCTAGACCAGTTAATACGGCCTCATTTAATCCTGTTTTTTGTTGGTCAGCAGTTATTTTCTCAACATAGGCAGGGAAACCAAGTGGATTAGTCGTTTGTAAATGGTCGTCCATTGACACAAATGAGCCCTCATCTAAGAAATACGCTACACGTTCCCGTGCAGTCATTTTAAAATGATGCCCACATTTCGTACATACTTTATGATGCTTTTCTAATTCTTTCGTAAGTTGGATATGACGGCACTCTGGACATTTTGTCATGAGTCCTTCTGGAAATGCCTTTTCCTGCCCATCCTGTTTCTTTTTTCGGTTGCCACTAAATAAATCGCGTATTGCCATGTTTGACTCCCCCTTTGTTGTCTAAATGCTTTATACAGTACCCATCCACTGCTCGTAAGCTTGTAATGCCTCTTTTTCAAAGCCAAGCTGCATCGATTTCAACATTGTTTGAATG of the Lysinibacillus fusiformis genome contains:
- the icd gene encoding NADP-dependent isocitrate dehydrogenase, encoding MSNKIVVENGVLNVPNNPVIPFIEGDGIGPDIWAAASRVIDAAVEKAYNGEKKIEWLEVLAGEKAFNQTGEWLPQETLDKINEYLIAIKGPLTTPIGGGIRSLNVALRQQLDLYVCLRPVRHFDGVPSPVKRPEDVEMVIFRENTEDIYAGIEFESGSEQAQKIINFLQTEFGVNQIRFPETSGIGVKPVSKEGTERLVRSAIEYAIKHNRPSVTLVHKGNIMKFTEGGFKKWGYELAENEFADKTFTWNQYDAIKAEQGEEAANKAQADALAAGKILVKDSIADIFLQQILTRPTEFDVVATMNLNGDYISDALAAQVGGIGIAPGANINYVTGHAIFEATHGTAPKYAGLDKVNPSSVLLSGVLMLEHLGWQEAADSITASVEKTISSKVVTYDFARLMDGAKEVKCSEFADELIKNL
- the citZ gene encoding citrate synthase encodes the protein MSATKGLEGIVAAESKISSIIDDTLTYVGYNIDDLADNASFEEVIYLLWHTRLPKADELAELKQQLADNMSIPQAIVDQFKAYPLSTVHPMAALRTAVSLLGVFDEEADVMDPEANYRKAIRLQAKIATVVTAFARVRKGLEPVAPKPELGYAANFLYMLKGEEPAAIEVEAFDKALVLHADHELNASTFTARVCVATLSDVYSGVTAAIGALKGPLHGGANEQVMKMLSEIGSLDNVESYIQTKLDNKEKIMGFGHRVYRKGDPRAPHLRVMSQKLTELTGKPELYEMSVKIHDMIVEQKKLPANVDFFSASVYDSLGIDHDLFTPIFAVSRTSGWVAHILEQYANNRLIRPRAEYVGPGMQKYVPISER
- a CDS encoding AI-2E family transporter yields the protein MNILLFIFYLLILWFVLPVSLAIFLSFSTYPIIKFLHSYCKIAYWLAAMIVEILILTCFFLLIVISINSIILIFPEIRDTLQNFQLFTEYESMFIQVVQEKSLSIFDSILVYTANLLQLFMKHVIEVFIFLVAYYFALLETRKSRYWFFQYVPKKFRKEWQSHFSKIMQLFHYFIFVEFQLFTITLFILCAGFMIFQFEQAIIKAFIVAFADVLPFFGIGVFLIPMSIYFYFNGNTFLCVAILLLYLFVQLTRQLADSMLWSNTLQLRTFHTFFISAASILLFGFYGILLSPIFLFLAVKLKEKSIFER
- a CDS encoding FxsA family protein, translated to MRKIFLGFIVYALAELALIIVIGQNIGVLNTLLLIVATSIIGVYVAKNKGMNSVQKVKNTIARGEAPGPALINALLNFSGGVLLALPGFLTDVIGLLLLMPFSRKLFQPIVFYWIRKKMKNGQFIIVQK
- the pyk gene encoding pyruvate kinase, which codes for MRKTKIVCTIGPASESPETLEKLIEAGMNVARLNFSHGTHEEHEVRINLIREVADKLGKPVGILLDTKGPEIRTHNMQNGELHLKTGQVIDISMTEVEGTEASFSVTYDRLIEDVEQNSIILLDDGLIQLRVLATDTENGLIHTIVENAGVLKNKKGVNVPGVSVQLPGITEKDAQDILFGIKQGVDFIAASFVRRAKDVLEIRELLEQNGGGHIQIIPKIENQEGVDNIDEIILVSDGLMVARGDLGVEIPAEEVPLVQKKLILKCNQVGKPVITATQMLDSMQRNPRPTRAEASDVANAIIDGTDAIMLSGETAAGLYPVESVQTMNKIAERTEHSLDYKAVVSTRSREKEANMTEAISQAVAYTSINLGVRAVLAPTESGNTARMIAKYRPGVPIVAVTGSINTANTLTLVWGVYPVVCQRVTTTDEILELAVDESLKHGYVTHGDAVVITAGVPVGEAGTTNLMKVHIIGDLLARGQGIGKASVIGKTVVAKNAAEALAYDTEGCILVTVGSDRDMMPALENCIGLITEEGGLTSHAAVVGLSLGIPVIVGVKEATTLIRHGQEITMDAETGVIYKGHASVL
- the pfkA gene encoding 6-phosphofructokinase; this encodes MKKIAVLTSGGDAPGMNAAIRAVVRKAAYHGVDVIGIKHGYEGLVKGTFEPLDLGSVGGIIQRGGTNLFSARCPEFKEDAVQQQGIEKMREAGIDGLVVIGGDGSYRGAMDLVKKGFPVVGVPGTIDNDVPGTEYTIGFDTALNTVVESIDKIRDTATSHENSFIVEVMGRDAGDIALWAGLAAGAETVLIPEEDYNLEDIVSRLERGEARGKKHSIIIVAEGVMSGNELAKLLKEKTGKETRVSVLGHIQRGGSPTARDRVLASQFGAHAVELLIDGKFGRAVGIRNHKVIDYDMPEAFEKDHEADVGLYTLMKELSI
- a CDS encoding acetyl-CoA carboxylase carboxyltransferase subunit alpha, giving the protein MSKTLAFEEPVVQLREKIDELKIIAAEADVDMTGEIEKLETRLTQLEQSIYANMKPWDRVQVARHPERPTTLQYIEAMCENFIELHGDRTFGDDAAILGGIALFEGQPVTIIGHQRGKSTKENIRRNFGMPHPEGYRKALRLMKQAEKFNRPIICFIDTKGAYPGKAAEERGQSEAIARNLVEMAGLTVPVISIVIGEGGSGGALALGVANRVFMLENSTYSVISPEGAASILWRDGSLAKQAAEAMRITAPDLKELGVIDGIVPEVTGGAHRNVAKQALYLKECISDTLKVLNSLNGEQLTEDRYEKFKKIGQYTEE
- the accD gene encoding acetyl-CoA carboxylase, carboxyltransferase subunit beta, which translates into the protein MAIRDLFSGNRKKKQDGQEKAFPEGLMTKCPECRHIQLTKELEKHHKVCTKCGHHFKMTARERVAYFLDEGSFVSMDDHLQTTNPLGFPAYVEKITADQQKTGLNEAVLTGLGTLDGEEIVVAIMDSHFRMGSMGSVVGEKITRAVEKATELRRPFIIFTASGGARMQEGVLSLMQMAKTSVALKRHSEHGLLFISILTHPTTGGVSASFASVGDINIAEPQALIGFAGRRVIEETVREKLPSDFQTAEFLLEHGQLDAIFHRKELRNQVAVLVKMHTKGGVQHV